The proteins below are encoded in one region of Scomber japonicus isolate fScoJap1 chromosome 2, fScoJap1.pri, whole genome shotgun sequence:
- the fbxo8 gene encoding F-box only protein 8: MGQALWRLPPRQQQQLQEELADRLADHGGSQEPGRDGGPQRRAPQHCYGPDIYHLLRTRRGGKEQHGFIDLEMLPPELGITILSYLNATDLCLAGCVWQGLGNDEYLWQGLCKSTWGHCSIYNRRLPAGFSYRRLYLQLDEGCLTFNANPQEGISYFMSKGILVDHPTELAKFIFYTRRLNWKMLRIYLDERRDVLDELVTLHNFSNQFLPNALRDFFRHIHAPEERGEYLETLITKFSHRFCTCNPGLVRDLGLSPDAVYVLCYSLILLSIDLTSPHVKNKMSKREFIRNTRRAAHNVSDDFVGHLYDNIYLIGHVAA, encoded by the exons ATGGGTCAGGCATTGTGGAGGCTGCCTCCcagacaacagcagcagcttcaggaaGAGCTAGCCGACCGACTGGCTGACCACGGAGGAAGTCAAGAGCCAG gGAGAGATGGAGGCCCACAGAGAAGAGCTCCTCAGCACTGTTATGGCCCTGACATCTACCATCTTCTGAGAACACGCAGGGGAG GTAAAGAGCAACATGGTTTTATAGACTTGGAGATGCTGCCACCAGAGTTAGGCATCACTATCCTGTCGTACCTGAACGCTACTGATCTGTGCCTGGCTGGCTGTGTGTGGCAGGGCCTGGGAAATGATGAATATCTATGGCAGGG GCTGTGTAAGTCCACATGGGGTCACTGCTCCATCTACAACAGAAGACTACCTGCTGGTTTCTCGTATAGAAGACTATATCTGCAACTAGATGAAGGCTGCCTGACATTCAATGCAAACCCACAGGAG ggTATCAGTTATTTCATGTCTAAAGGCATACTAGTGGATCATCCCACTGAGCTGGCTAAGTTCATCTTCTACACCAGACGGCTCAACTGGAAAATGCTGAGGATTTACCTGGATGAgag GCGGGATGTTCTGGACGAGTTGGTGACCCTCCATAACTTCAGTAATCAGTTCCTCCCCAATGCTCTGCGGGATTTCTTCAGACACATCCACGCAccggaggagagaggagaatatCTGGAAACACTCATCACCAAGTTCAGCCACAGATTTTGTACCTGCAACCCTGGACTTGTCAGAGACTTGGGCCTCAGTCCAG ATGCGGTGTATGTGCTGTGCTACAGTCTGATCCTGCTGTCCATCGACCTGACCAGCCCTCACgtcaaaaacaaaatgtccaaGAGGGAGTTTATCAGGAACACTCGCCGAGCAGCCCATAATGTCTCTGATGACTTTGTTGGCCACCTGTATGACAACATATACCTGATTGGCCATGTGGCTGCATAG